In Fibrobacter sp. UWP2, the sequence AAACTTATAACTTTAGTTTTATAGTTGAGTTATCCCCTTGGGGGAGAAGCGAACTAATCTCACAGCGGAAACAGCGAATAATGTTCCTTCGTATAAGCACGCGTATACGCGTTAAAATGCCACCATTCACTATTGAGCGTCACCCACCCGGCGCGTTTCATAACGCCGCGCAAAACGTTGCGGTTATCGATTTGTCGTTGCGTGAGCCGTCCGCGTTCCAAAGCATCGGCCTCACCCACCTCGCCCGCGCAACGCTCAAACGAATCAAAGTCAGTACCCATGTCTAGCAAGTTGCCGCTGCTGTCGGCAAGCGTCAAATCAAGCGCCAACCCGTAGTTGTGCAGCCCGCCTGTTTTGCCCGACGAAACATAGTTGGAATAAGGCGTCCCCGCCACCGTGCTCTTGAGTGCCGCCTGGGCGTACATCGGCCTTGCCGCGTCAAAAATCACAAGCGTGTAGCCAGGCAGTTCCTTTTTGATAATCGCGAGCGTCTTCTTTAGCTTGGGCAGGGCATCCCTGTGGACAAAAGCCCGCTGGACGCCGCAATACAAGTCGTGGCCCGTCACGTTGTTGTAGCTGCCGTAACGCAAATCCATGCGGATTCCCGGCAGGCGCGTAATCTCGACCAGGTTGGAATCGTGCGTGGCGTAATCCACCCACTGCTTTGCCGCCGTGCAAAAGCGCAAGGGTTTCGCCGGCTTGGGCGGTACAAAAAGCGAATCGGTCTCATGGGAAAAACTCTGCCCAAAGAAAAACAGCAAGGCCAGAAGAATTGCAAACAATCTAAAATGTACGTCTCGCAACGACACGCCCGACCGCCTTAAAGCCCGAGCTGAACTTCTACACCAAACTGGAAGTAGAGCCCCATGCCCTTCGCCATAAAGGGCACCAGGTTGTAGCCGTTGCTCGACTTGCCGTCGGCATCTT encodes:
- a CDS encoding M15 family metallopeptidase; the encoded protein is MLFFFGQSFSHETDSLFVPPKPAKPLRFCTAAKQWVDYATHDSNLVEITRLPGIRMDLRYGSYNNVTGHDLYCGVQRAFVHRDALPKLKKTLAIIKKELPGYTLVIFDAARPMYAQAALKSTVAGTPYSNYVSSGKTGGLHNYGLALDLTLADSSGNLLDMGTDFDSFERCAGEVGEADALERGRLTQRQIDNRNVLRGVMKRAGWVTLNSEWWHFNAYTRAYTKEHYSLFPL